One window of the Cryptococcus neoformans var. grubii H99 chromosome 12, complete sequence genome contains the following:
- a CDS encoding glycosyl hydrolase family 88, variant, translating into MALNTPNCHGLRTSTTQVTIMNKLQQIPAVFPRLYDVSDSIKVVEVAKKYEGPEGAPIRRIPEYTIPQGSHEYHCSKVATSWTQGFFPGLVWLVEERRRLLPEAVESSYSGKEIMRLARRYQESFKFLAKKAINHDQGFRFQLCYGMDFALTGDEEAKRVLVDAADSLVELYTPQVGCMRSWTMMRKANMPDLWREDNLDEHYLVIIDNLMNLDMLYEATELTGDPKYAQVATHQAEKSLNSHVRPDYTTYHVVDFNQDGSVKKCMTHQGYADESAWSRGQSWAIYGYAQCALRTGRKDFLETACKLADKFFELLPESGVPWW; encoded by the exons ATGGCTCTCAACACCCCTAATTGTCACGGTCTCCGtacctccaccacccaaGTCACCATTATGAACAAGCTTCAACAGATCCCTGCCGTTTTTCCCAGGCTCTACGACGTGAGCGACAGTATCAAGGTCGTCGAGGTCGCAAAGAAATACGAGGGGCCCGAG GGAGCTCCCATTAGGCGCATCCCCGAGTACACTATACCTCAAGGGAGCCACGAGTACCACTGCAGCAAAG TGGCAACCTCTTGGACCCAGGGCTTCTTTCCCGGCCTTGTCTGGCTCGTCGAAGAGCGCcgccgtcttcttcctgaaGCCGTCGAATCGAGCTACTCAGGCAAGGAGATCATGCGACTCGCTAGGAGATATCAGGAATCGTTCAAGTTTCTGGCGAAGAAAGCGATCAATCATGATCAGGGATTCAGGTTTCAGTTATGCTATGGGAT GGATTTCGCGTTGACGGGGGACGAAGAGGCGAAGCGGGTGCTTGTCGATGCAGCGGACTCACTGGTTGAGCTCTATACCCCCCAA GTCGGCTGCATGAGGAGTTGGACCATGATGCGCAAGGCCAACATGCCAGACCTCTGGAGGGAGGACAACCTGGACGAGCATTACCTCGTTATCATCGACAACCTC ATGAATCTGGACATGCTGTACGAAGCCACCGAGCTCACTGGCGATCCCAAGTACGCGCAGGTCGCGACGCACCAAGCCGAAAAGTCGCTCAACAGCCATGTCCGGCCTGACTATACGACGTACCACGTCGTCGATTTTAACCAAGATGGGAGCGTTAAGAAGTGCATGACGCATCAAG GTTACGCGGACGAGTCGGCATGGTCGCGTGGTCAATCTTGGGCTATCTACGGGTACGCCCAATGTG CTCTTCGCACTGGCCGCAAAGACTTCCTCGAGACCGCATGCAAGCTCGCGGACAAATTCttcgagcttcttcccGAGTCGGGCGTCCCATGGTGGTAA
- a CDS encoding glycosyl hydrolase family 88 → MALNTPNCHGLRTSTTQVTIMNKLQQIPAVFPRLYDVSDSIKVVEVAKKYEGPEGAPIRRIPEYTIPQGSHEYHCSKVATSWTQGFFPGLVWLVEERRRLLPEAVESSYSGKEIMRLARRYQESFKFLAKKAINHDQGFRFQLCYGMDFALTGDEEAKRVLVDAADSLVELYTPQVGCMRSWTMMRKANMPDLWREDNLDEHYLVIIDNLMNLDMLYEATELTGDPKYAQVATHQAEKSLNSHVRPDYTTYHVVDFNQDGSVKKCMTHQGYADESAWSRGQSWAIYGYAQCALRTGRKDFLETACKLADKFFELLPESGVPWWDFDAPKPCPYDASAGAVTACGLLMLYRLLRPTDPRTAEQYLTNSFKLVDDLMRECRTGKATLEGDKVIWGEGAWETILEHSTINGNELATKRLLDHGLVYADFYFMQYGNELLKLRLEAN, encoded by the exons ATGGCTCTCAACACCCCTAATTGTCACGGTCTCCGtacctccaccacccaaGTCACCATTATGAACAAGCTTCAACAGATCCCTGCCGTTTTTCCCAGGCTCTACGACGTGAGCGACAGTATCAAGGTCGTCGAGGTCGCAAAGAAATACGAGGGGCCCGAG GGAGCTCCCATTAGGCGCATCCCCGAGTACACTATACCTCAAGGGAGCCACGAGTACCACTGCAGCAAAG TGGCAACCTCTTGGACCCAGGGCTTCTTTCCCGGCCTTGTCTGGCTCGTCGAAGAGCGCcgccgtcttcttcctgaaGCCGTCGAATCGAGCTACTCAGGCAAGGAGATCATGCGACTCGCTAGGAGATATCAGGAATCGTTCAAGTTTCTGGCGAAGAAAGCGATCAATCATGATCAGGGATTCAGGTTTCAGTTATGCTATGGGAT GGATTTCGCGTTGACGGGGGACGAAGAGGCGAAGCGGGTGCTTGTCGATGCAGCGGACTCACTGGTTGAGCTCTATACCCCCCAA GTCGGCTGCATGAGGAGTTGGACCATGATGCGCAAGGCCAACATGCCAGACCTCTGGAGGGAGGACAACCTGGACGAGCATTACCTCGTTATCATCGACAACCTC ATGAATCTGGACATGCTGTACGAAGCCACCGAGCTCACTGGCGATCCCAAGTACGCGCAGGTCGCGACGCACCAAGCCGAAAAGTCGCTCAACAGCCATGTCCGGCCTGACTATACGACGTACCACGTCGTCGATTTTAACCAAGATGGGAGCGTTAAGAAGTGCATGACGCATCAAG GTTACGCGGACGAGTCGGCATGGTCGCGTGGTCAATCTTGGGCTATCTACGGGTACGCCCAATGTG CTCTTCGCACTGGCCGCAAAGACTTCCTCGAGACCGCATGCAAGCTCGCGGACAAATTCttcgagcttcttcccGAGTCGGGCGTCCCATGGTG GGACTTTGACGCCCCCAAGCCCTGCCCATACGACGCCTCTGCCGGCGCCGTAACAGCCTGCGGCCTGCTTATGCTTTATCGCTTACTCCGACCCACCGATCCGCGCACGGCAGAGCAGTACCTCACAAATTCGTTCAAGCTCGTCGATGACCTGATGCGGGAGTGCAGAACGGGGAAGGCGACGCTGGAAGGAGATAAAGTAATCTGGGGGGAGGGCGCGTGGGAGACGATCTTGGAG CACTCGACGATTAACGGGAACGAACTTGCCACTAAGAGGCTTCTCGATCACGGTCTTGTCT ATGCGGACTTTTACTTTATGCAGTACGGAAACGAGCTTCTGAAGCTGCGTCTGGAGGCAAACTAG
- a CDS encoding transmembrane transporter Liz1p, with protein sequence MNQYSETPRVESTSFDLDYEDHQPYTRQRERRFLWKLDVCLISWAWLAYLIKQIDSSNYKTAYVSGMKEDMKLNGNELNYLNTYFKVGYAIFLIPSQIVLTRVRPSLWLPPLELSWGVMTGLMAAAHSVKGMYALRFFIGAFEASSYPGIVSVLCNWYTPSELATRIALFGTSYPAASMFVSFMQVSIQSTLNGAHGISGWRWLFIFNAIMTILVAIAGFFLVPDSPGTTKAYWMSDEDNRISASRMARVHKQPPTRLTKAILKKTFTGWPLYIFFGAYAFAAWAADANSWFMLWLKALTHPDGSKRFTIQEINAIPIGGFALMLILMLLFAWLSSRTGWRATWVTVQNILFLIGCIILSVWPGGIPIKMVGFFLTYTANAISPILVAWMADVCPIPEERAMIIGVTVSLVYAMDSWMNLFIYPASQAPKYKVGYKAAAAFTVASIIFTGIFKKFETRDKRLSAAKAAENSISPQHGREMEFEDTEEK encoded by the exons ATGAACCAATACAGTGAGACGCCTAGGGTGGAGTCCACGTCTTTCGACTTGGACTATGAGGACCACCAGCCTTACACGCGACAGCGTGAGAGGCGGTTTTTATGGAAACTGGACGTGTGTCTCATTTCATGGGCGTGGCTAGCCTATCTTATCAAA CAAATCGACTCGTCAAATTACAAGACCGCTTACGTTTCGgggatgaaagaggat ATGAAACTCAATGGCAACGAGCTCAATTATCTCAACACCTACTTCAAGGTAGGATATGCCATATTCCTCATTCCTTCCCAAATTGTCTTGACACGTGTCAGACCTTCCCTCTGGCTTCCGCCGCTTGAGCTCTCATGGGGCGTGATGACAGGCTTAATGGCTGCAGCGCACAGCGTGAAGGGGATGTACGCGCTTCGGTTCTTCATCGGCGCATTTGAGGCCTCATCTTATCCCGGCATCGTGAGCGTTCTATGTAACTGGTA TACACCTTCGGAGCTCGCGACAAGGATAGCGTTGTTTGGCACGTCTTATCCGGCGGCCTCGATGTTTGTCTCGTTCATGCAGGTCTCAATTCAGTCGACCCTTAACGGAGCGCATGGCATTTCCGGGTGGAGATGGCT GTTTATCTTCAACGCCATCATGACTATCCTCGTTGCCATCGCTGGCTTTTTCCTC GTACCAGATTCTCCCGGGACGACTAAAGCTTATTGGATGTCAGACGAAGACAATCGGATATCAGCTTCACGCATGGCAAGGGTTCACAAACAGCCGCCAACT AGATTGACCAAGGCTAttctgaagaagacatTCACCGGTTGGCCTCTCTACATTTTCTTCGGAGCATATGC TTTTGCAGCCTGGGCCGCAGATGCGAACTCATGGTTCATGCTCTGGCTTAAAGCTTTGACACACCCTGATGGGTCCAAGCGTTTCACCATTCAGGAGATCAACGCGATCCCCATCGGCGGATTTGCGCTGATGCTCATCTTGATGCTGTTGTTCGCATGGCTCAGCTCGAGAACCGGGTGGAGAGCGACTTGGGTCACTGTGCAAAAT attcttttcctcatcgGCTGTATTATTCTTTCT GTTTGGCCTGGGGGAATCCCAATCAAAATGGTTGGCTTTTTTTTAACTTACACGGCAAATGCGATCTCTCCAATCCTCGTC GCTTGGATGGCAGACGTGTGTCCCATTCCAGAGGAGCGAGCCATGATCATCGGCGTTACCGTTAGTCTCGTTTACGCCATGGACAGCTGGATGAACC TGTTCATATACCCAGCAAGTCAAGCGCCAAAATACAAGGTAGGATACAAGGCAGCAGCCGCTTTTACTGTTGCCAGCATTATCTTCACGGGAATTTTCAAAAAGTTCGAGACAAGGGACAAGAGACTGTCAGCTGCCAAAGCCGCAGAGAACTCGATTTCACCACAACATGGCCGAGAAATGGAATTTGAAGACACTGAGGAGAAGTGA
- a CDS encoding transmembrane transporter Liz1p, variant, with product MATSSIISTPTSRPSLWLPPLELSWGVMTGLMAAAHSVKGMYALRFFIGAFEASSYPGIVSVLCNWYTPSELATRIALFGTSYPAASMFVSFMQVSIQSTLNGAHGISGWRWLFIFNAIMTILVAIAGFFLVPDSPGTTKAYWMSDEDNRISASRMARVHKQPPTRLTKAILKKTFTGWPLYIFFGAYAFAAWAADANSWFMLWLKALTHPDGSKRFTIQEINAIPIGGFALMLILMLLFAWLSSRTGWRATWVTVQNILFLIGCIILSVWPGGIPIKMVGFFLTYTANAISPILVAWMADVCPIPEERAMIIGVTVSLVYAMDSWMNLFIYPASQAPKYKVGYKAAAAFTVASIIFTGIFKKFETRDKRLSAAKAAENSISPQHGREMEFEDTEEK from the exons ATGGCAACGAGCTCAATTATCTCAACACCTACTTCAAG ACCTTCCCTCTGGCTTCCGCCGCTTGAGCTCTCATGGGGCGTGATGACAGGCTTAATGGCTGCAGCGCACAGCGTGAAGGGGATGTACGCGCTTCGGTTCTTCATCGGCGCATTTGAGGCCTCATCTTATCCCGGCATCGTGAGCGTTCTATGTAACTGGTA TACACCTTCGGAGCTCGCGACAAGGATAGCGTTGTTTGGCACGTCTTATCCGGCGGCCTCGATGTTTGTCTCGTTCATGCAGGTCTCAATTCAGTCGACCCTTAACGGAGCGCATGGCATTTCCGGGTGGAGATGGCT GTTTATCTTCAACGCCATCATGACTATCCTCGTTGCCATCGCTGGCTTTTTCCTC GTACCAGATTCTCCCGGGACGACTAAAGCTTATTGGATGTCAGACGAAGACAATCGGATATCAGCTTCACGCATGGCAAGGGTTCACAAACAGCCGCCAACT AGATTGACCAAGGCTAttctgaagaagacatTCACCGGTTGGCCTCTCTACATTTTCTTCGGAGCATATGC TTTTGCAGCCTGGGCCGCAGATGCGAACTCATGGTTCATGCTCTGGCTTAAAGCTTTGACACACCCTGATGGGTCCAAGCGTTTCACCATTCAGGAGATCAACGCGATCCCCATCGGCGGATTTGCGCTGATGCTCATCTTGATGCTGTTGTTCGCATGGCTCAGCTCGAGAACCGGGTGGAGAGCGACTTGGGTCACTGTGCAAAAT attcttttcctcatcgGCTGTATTATTCTTTCT GTTTGGCCTGGGGGAATCCCAATCAAAATGGTTGGCTTTTTTTTAACTTACACGGCAAATGCGATCTCTCCAATCCTCGTC GCTTGGATGGCAGACGTGTGTCCCATTCCAGAGGAGCGAGCCATGATCATCGGCGTTACCGTTAGTCTCGTTTACGCCATGGACAGCTGGATGAACC TGTTCATATACCCAGCAAGTCAAGCGCCAAAATACAAGGTAGGATACAAGGCAGCAGCCGCTTTTACTGTTGCCAGCATTATCTTCACGGGAATTTTCAAAAAGTTCGAGACAAGGGACAAGAGACTGTCAGCTGCCAAAGCCGCAGAGAACTCGATTTCACCACAACATGGCCGAGAAATGGAATTTGAAGACACTGAGGAGAAGTGA
- a CDS encoding multidrug transporter, protein MNDRQSQRLSDVEKGHNRQQSPPHAGSSHEAESSNSETTRCAQYPTDEKGREIVEWDGPDDPDNPFNWSRSYKWLITITTCFISILTGLPAGSYSAGNSYMEQDFGISQDNFPWLTWATASWNVGAAVFPLLFVPLTENSGRMPGYFISYIIFLIFLVPSGVGTNFATMVTTRFFGGGASSVSINIVGGTIADIWKGPAERSVPMSIFGMTSVVGIALGPFIGGAIQTNETTINWHWIYWIQLIFDGALLPVFWFILRETRGDVILAKRAKRIRKETGRQAYAKAELESEKVSTMVMISFKRPTKMLLTEFVVFSFTLWVSFAWGLLFLFQSSIPQTFSANYGFNTFQSSLVQLALSVGAIVGTIINPYQDKLYLRSAHRNKEAEGKPIPEARLYFSIPGSLLFAGSLFWYGWSSYPNVHWIVPTLAIGFIGLGIYSIYMATVMYLTDAYEKYASSALSAASLGRNTFGAFLPLASQDLFNNLGFQWAGSLLGFLALVLSGVPILLFFKGKYLRSKSPFIAEATFEEGDSEERRRTTKQEGSKGLGGPAGQARPTAPTIGR, encoded by the exons ATGAACGACAGGCAATCACAACGACTGTCCGATGTCGAGAAGGGGCATAACCGACAGCAATCGCCTCCACACGCTG GTAGCTCTCACGAAGCTGAGAGCAGTAATAGTGAGACGACAAGATGCGCACAGTATCCTACCGACGAAAAAGGACGTGAAATTGTAGAATGGGATGGCCCCGACGATCCTGATAATCC GTTCAACTGGTCGAGGAGTTACAAATGGTTGATTACTATCACGACATGCTTCAT TTCCATTCTCACGGGTCTGCCAGCGGGCTCTTATAGCGCTGGGAACTCGTACATGGAACAAGATTTTGGTATCAGTCAGGACAACTTTCCATGGTTGACCTGGGCTACCGCTAGCTGGAACGTAG GAGCCGCTGTTTTTCCCCTGCTGTTCGTTCCGCTCACTGAGAACTCTGGTAGGATGCCGGGGTATTTT ATTTCTTatatcatcttcttgatcttcctTGTACCGTCCGGCGTGGGTACCAATTTTGCGACCATGGTCACCACCAGGTTCTTCGGTGGTGGCGCTAGCTCGGTCTCTATCAACATCGTCGGCGGGACAATCGCGGATATC TGGAAAGGCCCTGCCGAACGAAGCGTCCCCATGTCCATCTTCGGCATGACGTCTGTCGTGGGCATCGCACTGGGACCTTTCATCGGGGGCGCAATTCAGACCAACGAGACAACAATCAACTGGCATTGGATCTACTGGATCCAATTAATCTTTGATGGCGCTCTTCTCCCCGTCTTCTGGTTCATCCTTCGCGAGACAAGAGGCGATGTAATCCTGGCCAAGAGAGCGAAACGTATTAGGAAGGAGACAGGTCGTCAGGCCTACGCCAAAGCAGAGCTCGAGAGTGAAAAGGTCTCTACGATGGTCATGATCTCGTTTAAGCGTCCAACGAAAATGCTTTTGACAGAATTTGttgtcttttccttcaccttATGGGTTTCGTTTG CATGGGGACTGTTATTCCTCTTTCAATCGAGCATCCCCCAGACTTTCAGTGCAAA CTACGGCTTCAACACGTTCCAAAGTTCACTTGTCCAACTCGCCCTTTCTGTCGGCGCGATTGTCGGCACAATCATCAACCCTTACCAGGACAAACTGTACCTCCGATCCGCCCACCGCAACAAGGAGGCCGAGGGAAAGCCCATACCTGAGGCCAGGTTGTATTTCTCCATCCCCGGCAGTTTGCTTTTCGCCGGCTCGTTGTTCTGGTATGGTTGGTCCAGCTACCCGAACGTCCATTGGATTGTACCTACCTTAGCTATCGGTTTTATCGGTTTAGGCATCTATTCTATTT ACATGGCCACGGTGATGTACCTCACTGATGCGTATGAAAAGTATGCAAGTTCTGCGCTCTCCGCCGCATCTTTGGGTCGAAATACCTTTG GTGCTTTCCTACCCCTCGCCAGCCAGgacctcttcaacaacctcGGCTTCCAATGGGCAGGGAG CTTACTCGGCTTCCTGGCTTTGGTACTTTCCGGCGTtcctatcctcctcttc TTCAAAGGCAAATACCTCCGTTCGAAATCGCCATTTATTGCGGAAGCGACCTTCGAAGAGGGCGATTCGGAAGAACGTCGCAGGACAACTAAGCAGGAAGGGAGTAAAGGTCTTGGTGGCCCTGCCGGCCAGGCCAGACCCACTGCACCGACTATTGGGAGGTAA